From Buchnera aphidicola (Uroleucon sonchi):
ACGTTCTGAATTAATTATTATCGCGGCTAGACCATCTATGGGAAAAACAACATTTGCTATGAATTTATGTGAAAATGCTGCTATGCTATATGATAAACCTGTATTAATATTCAGCTTAGAAATGCCTGGTGAACAAATTATGATGCGAATGCTGGCTTCTTTGTCACGTGTCAATCAAGCAAGAATTAGAACTGGACAATTAAACGATGAAGATTGGGCGCGAATATCTGGAACTATTAATATATTGCTTAAAAAAAAGAATATTTATATCGATGATTCTTCAGCACTAACACCTAGCGAAGTTCGTTCACGAGCTCGTCGTATTTATCGTGAACATAATGGATTAACTTTAATTATGGTTGATTATTTACAGTTAATGAGAGTGCCTTCACTATCTGAAAATCGTACTCTTGAAATTGCAGAAATATCTAGAACTTTAAAAGCATTAGCCAAAGAGTTACAAGTGCCAGTAATAGCATTATCACAACTTAATCGTTCTTTAGAACAAAGATCAGATAAACGACCAGTGAATTCTGATTTACGTGAATCTGGTTCTTTAGAGCAAGATGCAGATTTAATAATGTTTATATATCGTGATGAAATTTACAATGAGAACAGTGATTTTAAGGGAATAGCTGAAATTATAATAGGAAAACAGAGAAATGGTCCTATTGGTACAATTCGTTTAACGTTTAATGGACATTGGTCTAGATTTGATAATTATTCAGGCCCTAAATATGATTAAATATTATATCTATTTTAAATAAATTAATCTTCATTAGTTTATCAATTTAAAAATCAATGATTAAATTACAAAAAATATTTTTTTAATTATTTCAATTTTTTAATTATATATAAAAAATCAATTTTTTATCAAAAATATTTAAAAAATAAAATAATTAAAATAATATATTTTTTATACTAAAAATATGAGTGTTGTCACATCTTAAACATATTTTTTAAAAATTAACTATAAGATAAAATATGACTAAAAAAATAAATATTAAAATTGGAATCGTTATGGATTCTATTAAATCAATTAATCTTCAAAAAGATTCAAGTTTTGCTATCATATTAGAAGCTCAAAAAAGAAATCATATTATACATTATATGGAGCTAAATGATCTTTATTTAATAAAAGATATTCCATATGCGAGGAGCAGAATTATAGTAGTTAAAAAAAATATAGAACAATGGTATCAATTTACTCAAGAACAGCATATTTCTTTAAGTGAATTAGATGTTATTCTAATGAGAAAAGATCCACCATTTAATACTGAATTTATTTATTCAACATACATTTTAGAACGTGCAGAAAAAATGGGTGTATTGGTGATTAATAAACCTCAAAGTTTGCGAGATTGTAATGAAAAAATGTTTATATCATGGTTTCCTGAATTAACTACGAATACTTTAGTTACAAGAAACATTAATCAAATTCGTCAATTCTGGAAAAAAAATCAAGATATTATAATTAAACCACTTGATGGCATGGGTGGTACTAATATTTTTCACATCAAAAAATATGATCCAAACTTCTCAGTTATTGCAGAAATAATGACTCATTATGAAACAAAATATTGTATGATACAAAATTATCTATCAGATATACAATTTGGAGATAAAAGAATTTTAATTATTAATGGCAAAGCTGTACCGTGGTGTTTGGCTAGAATTGCAAAAACTGGAGAAACAAGAGCCAATTTAGCTGCTGGTGGAACAGGAAAAATACAACCTTTAAGTGATACAGACTGGAAAATTGCTAATATTGTATCTCCTGTTTTGAAAAAAAAAGGTTTAATTATTGTTGGTTTAGATGTTATAGGAGACAAATTAATAGAAATTAATGTGACAAGTCCAACTTGTATTTGTGAAATTGAATTAGCAAAAAATATCTCTATTACTAGTATGTTATTAGATTATATTGAACGGCATATATAATATTAAAGATTATAATATGATAATACTTGCATTTGATTTTGGAATTAAAAAAATTGGAGTAGCTGTAGGAGAAAATATTATCAAAAAAGGAAGACCTTTAAAATTTTTACATGCTCACAACGGATATCCTAATTGGTATTCAGTGCAATCTTTAATAAATCTTTGGGAACCGAAATTAATTATTGTAGGTTTACCTTTAAATATAAATGGAACAAAACAAACGATAACTAACAAATCAGAAAAATTTGCTAATTTATTACAATCTAAATTTAATATTACTGTTAAAATGCATGATGAACGATTAACTACTGTAGAAGCTAAATCAATTATGTTTTATAAATATGGTTTTAAATCTCTTAAAAAAATAGATAACATTCATTCTTATGCTGCTGTAATTATACTAGAAAGTTGGTTGAATCGAAATGTTAATAAATAAATATTTTATTAACATTTAATCTTATTAAGATTAATAAAAAATAATATATTTTATAAAATATAAATTTATAATTATATCATTTTATTAATCAAAATATTAATTTAGATTAATATACTAAACGTTATATAAAAACATTTTCATAATAAATATATAAAATAGATTATATTTTTATAGTAGTATTATTAATAAATTTCATTTTTTCAAAAAGATAAATATTTTTATGTTTAACTTACCATATATTAGTTTATATATTCACATTCCTTGGTGTATCAAAAAATGTGGATATTGCGATTTTTATTCATATGTCAGTAAAGAAAAAATTCCTGAAGAAAAATACATTGATCATGTATTAAAAGATTTTGAAATCGATGTATTAAAAGTTAATAATAGAAAAATTAATACAATTTTTATTGGAGGAGGAACTCCTAGTTTATTAAAAATCAGTTCTATTAAAAAATTATTATTAGGTATTAAAAAAAGATTTATCATTACTGATAATGTAGAAATTACTATAGAAGCCAATCCTAAAATACTAGAATATCAAAACTTTATTTATTATAAAAATATTGGTATTAATCGTTTATCGTTAGGGATTCAAACATTTAATTCGTATTTATTAAAAAAAATTGAACGCACTTATAATAAACAAGAAGCAATATCTGCTATTTTGGAAGCAAAAAAAAATTATTCAAATTTTAATTTAGATTTAATGTATGGTTTGCCTGATCAAACATTAGCAGATTCATTATTAGATTTAAATATAGCTATTCAGTATAATCCATCGCATATATCATGGTATCAATTTACAGTAGAACCTAATACTATATTTTATGCAAAAAATATATCCTTACCAAATGAACATTTAATTTTTCAAATGTTTATTGAAGGTGAAAAATTATTAAAAAAATCAGGATATAAAAAATATGAAATATCTTCATATTCAAAAAATCATTATCAATGCAAACATAATTTGAATTATTGGAATTTTGGTGATTATATAGGTATTGGTTGTAGCGCTCATGGGAAAATTACTCAAAAAAATGGAAAAATTATAAGAACTATTAAACATAAAAATGTTAATCATTTTTTAAATGGTCACTATCTTCATTCAATAAATATAGTATCTGAAAAAGAAAAAATTATTGAATATTTTATGAACCTTGCAAGATTATACAAGCCAGTTTTAAAAAAACATTTTAGTAAAATGACTAATATTCATATAAATATGATAGAACAAAATATTCAAATAGCTAAAAAAGAAGGTTTTATAATTGATCATGTAAATTATTGGTATATAACTAAGAAAGGAAAACTGTTTTTAAATATATTACTAGAAATTTTTTTACATTAAATATTATTATATTGTTTGAAACATTAAATCAAAAACGTGATTACCTTTTAAACGAGCTTTATTTTCAAACTTGGTCATGATACGAAACGTAGAACGTACAGTGAAATCATTATTTTTAGATAAGTTACAATATTGATGAATATTTTTAATTTCATTTAATATATCAAAAGCATATGATTCAGAATCAGTCGCAATCTGCAAGATACCATTTATTATTAATTTTGTTGCAACAATTTTTAAAAATTTTTTCTTTAATAATCTTCTTTTATGATGGCGTTTTTTATCCCAAGGATCTGGAAAAAAAATTTGTACAACAGATAAAATATGATTTGGAATCATATATTTTATTACTTCAATCGCATCATAATAAATAATTTTTAAATTTTTAATCTTATAAAGATATGCTAAATTTAAACATGATCCTATTCCAGATTTATATACTTCTATTCCTAAAAAATTTTTTTTAGGATAATTAATCGCATTATGGATTATATTCTCCCCTGAACCAAATCCAATTTCTAAAACTAATGGATCTTGAGAATTAAATATAGATTCTAAATTCAGTAAATTCATTTGAAAATCAATACCAATATGAGTCCAATATTTCTGAATTGCATTAATTTGGGAAATAGTAAGACGATTATTACGAGAAGCAAAACTATGAATTTCACGCATAAAAGTACCGTCTTTTTTATATTTTAGTGTGAAAATATTATTGTTCATAATTTATTTATTCTATGATATAAGTGGAGAAATAATTTTATAGTTTTAATAAAAATATTCGAATATAATTATTTTTAAAATATTAAACATTTCTATATTATGGTATTAATAATATAATGGCAAATTATTGTTTTTCTCAATTAATAATAAATTGGCACCATAATTATGGTCGAAAAAATTTACCATGGCAAAAAAATAAAACATTATATAAGATCTGGATATCTGAAATAATGCTACAACAAACTACAGTAAAAACTGTTATTCCTTATTTTAAAAAATTTATATACTACTTTCCTAATATAAATACTCTTAGTACAAGTAAATTAGATAGCATCTTATATTGCTGGAGTGGCCTTGGATATTATAATAGAGCAAAAAATATTTATAAATCAGCACAAATCATCACTACAGAATATAATGGAACCTTTCCACATGAATTTGTAAATGTTCTAAAATTACCAGGAATAGGTAGATCGACAGCAGGAGCTATTTTATCTTTATCATTAAATTTTTATTATCCTATATTGGATGGGAATGTTAAAAGAATTTTAATTCGTTATTATGGTATTATTAGTTCTTTAACAGATAAAATAATAGAAAAAAAATTATGGACAATAATTGAATTAATTACACCAATACATAATACTGGGTCATTTAATCAAGGTATGATGGATTTGGGTGCATTAATTTGTACACGTACTAAACCAAAATGTGAATTTTGTCCATTAAACAAGAAATGTATTACAAACATTCAAAAACAATGGGATAAATATCCCATAAAAAAAATAAAAAAAATATATCCTCAAAAAACATCTTGGTTTATTATTATTAAATATAAAAATTATTTTTGGTTAAAAAAAAATACTACATATAATATCTGGAAAAATCTTTTTTGTTTTCCAACATTTTATGATGAAAAAACATATTTAACTTGGTTACAAGAAACTAAAATAAATATTAATAATTATCAAAAAATGATATCATTCTATCATAAATTTAGTCATTTTATTTTATATATTCAACCAGTATTAATTCAATTATCTAATATTTCAAATTTTTGTCAATATGATAAACAAGGTATGTGGTATAATATAAAAAACCCTCAACATATCGGTCTATCTAAACCAGTTCAAAAAATACTTGATATGTTCAAACAAGATTCTTATTAAAATAGGATTATTAATATGATTAATCGAATAATTTTTTGTGAATTTTTAAAAAAAAAATCTCAAGGACAAGATTATCAAATATATCCTGGGAAATTAGGAGAAAAAATATACAATCATATTTCACAAGAAGCATGGGAACAATGGATGAAAAAACAAACTATTTTAATTAATGAAAATAAATTAAATACATCTAATTACAAAGATCGTCAAATTATTGAAAATAATATGAAATTATTTTTATTTAAAAAAATAAAATAAATTATTAAATATTGTATAATATTTAATTTATTAAATAATATTAGATTAATATATATACTATTTAACTTATGAAAAAATTATACAGTGCTTATATTTGATTCCGGTATTGGTGGTTTATCTATATTAAAAACTATTAAAATGATTTTTCCTAATATTCATTATATTTACATATTAGATAATGAAGTATTTCCTTATGGAAATAAAACCGAACATTTTATTATTCACAGAATTATTACAATAATTAAAAAGATTAAAAAAATTTATCCTATTAATATAGTATTAATTGCTTGCAATACAGTTAGTACTGTGGCTTTATCATTTTTAAAAAAAACATTTAACTTTCCTATTATTGGTATATTTCCTGATATAAACGCTGCAGAAAAAATAACAAAAAATCATATTATCGGTTTAATCGCAAC
This genomic window contains:
- the ruvX gene encoding Holliday junction resolvase RuvX yields the protein MIILAFDFGIKKIGVAVGENIIKKGRPLKFLHAHNGYPNWYSVQSLINLWEPKLIIVGLPLNINGTKQTITNKSEKFANLLQSKFNITVKMHDERLTTVEAKSIMFYKYGFKSLKKIDNIHSYAAVIILESWLNRNVNK
- the mutY gene encoding A/G-specific adenine glycosylase, which gives rise to MANYCFSQLIINWHHNYGRKNLPWQKNKTLYKIWISEIMLQQTTVKTVIPYFKKFIYYFPNINTLSTSKLDSILYCWSGLGYYNRAKNIYKSAQIITTEYNGTFPHEFVNVLKLPGIGRSTAGAILSLSLNFYYPILDGNVKRILIRYYGIISSLTDKIIEKKLWTIIELITPIHNTGSFNQGMMDLGALICTRTKPKCEFCPLNKKCITNIQKQWDKYPIKKIKKIYPQKTSWFIIIKYKNYFWLKKNTTYNIWKNLFCFPTFYDEKTYLTWLQETKININNYQKMISFYHKFSHFILYIQPVLIQLSNISNFCQYDKQGMWYNIKNPQHIGLSKPVQKILDMFKQDSY
- the dnaB gene encoding replicative DNA helicase gives rise to the protein MVYAINMTKNKLYFNQINKFKIPPHSLEAEQSVLGGLMLDNEQWDSVSEHVVADDFFSKPHQLIFQEMQKLLDSGHPIDLITLSESLEQKGKLESVGRFSYLAELSKNTPSTANIIAYADIVRERAIVREMILVANKIANAGYDTQGRKSEELLDYAESSVFKIAEKRFKKDSGPKNIEQILDETITSIEKLFLSPHDGVTGINTGYQDLNKKTSGLQRSELIIIAARPSMGKTTFAMNLCENAAMLYDKPVLIFSLEMPGEQIMMRMLASLSRVNQARIRTGQLNDEDWARISGTINILLKKKNIYIDDSSALTPSEVRSRARRIYREHNGLTLIMVDYLQLMRVPSLSENRTLEIAEISRTLKALAKELQVPVIALSQLNRSLEQRSDKRPVNSDLRESGSLEQDADLIMFIYRDEIYNENSDFKGIAEIIIGKQRNGPIGTIRLTFNGHWSRFDNYSGPKYD
- the trmB gene encoding tRNA (guanosine(46)-N7)-methyltransferase TrmB yields the protein MNNNIFTLKYKKDGTFMREIHSFASRNNRLTISQINAIQKYWTHIGIDFQMNLLNLESIFNSQDPLVLEIGFGSGENIIHNAINYPKKNFLGIEVYKSGIGSCLNLAYLYKIKNLKIIYYDAIEVIKYMIPNHILSVVQIFFPDPWDKKRHHKRRLLKKKFLKIVATKLIINGILQIATDSESYAFDILNEIKNIHQYCNLSKNNDFTVRSTFRIMTKFENKARLKGNHVFDLMFQTI
- the hemW gene encoding radical SAM family heme chaperone HemW, whose protein sequence is MFNLPYISLYIHIPWCIKKCGYCDFYSYVSKEKIPEEKYIDHVLKDFEIDVLKVNNRKINTIFIGGGTPSLLKISSIKKLLLGIKKRFIITDNVEITIEANPKILEYQNFIYYKNIGINRLSLGIQTFNSYLLKKIERTYNKQEAISAILEAKKNYSNFNLDLMYGLPDQTLADSLLDLNIAIQYNPSHISWYQFTVEPNTIFYAKNISLPNEHLIFQMFIEGEKLLKKSGYKKYEISSYSKNHYQCKHNLNYWNFGDYIGIGCSAHGKITQKNGKIIRTIKHKNVNHFLNGHYLHSINIVSEKEKIIEYFMNLARLYKPVLKKHFSKMTNIHINMIEQNIQIAKKEGFIIDHVNYWYITKKGKLFLNILLEIFLH
- the gshB gene encoding glutathione synthase, with product MTKKINIKIGIVMDSIKSINLQKDSSFAIILEAQKRNHIIHYMELNDLYLIKDIPYARSRIIVVKKNIEQWYQFTQEQHISLSELDVILMRKDPPFNTEFIYSTYILERAEKMGVLVINKPQSLRDCNEKMFISWFPELTTNTLVTRNINQIRQFWKKNQDIIIKPLDGMGGTNIFHIKKYDPNFSVIAEIMTHYETKYCMIQNYLSDIQFGDKRILIINGKAVPWCLARIAKTGETRANLAAGGTGKIQPLSDTDWKIANIVSPVLKKKGLIIVGLDVIGDKLIEINVTSPTCICEIELAKNISITSMLLDYIERHI
- a CDS encoding oxidative damage protection protein yields the protein MNRIIFCEFLKKKSQGQDYQIYPGKLGEKIYNHISQEAWEQWMKKQTILINENKLNTSNYKDRQIIENNMKLFLFKKIK